The genomic window GATCGCCGCCGCGCCCGAGGCGACCGGGGGAGAAGAGGTTGCTGGCGGCCTGTTTGAGGGTGGCGTCCAGTTCCGTCTCGGTGATGGTGGCGGGAACGACAATCACCGCTTGGGTTGCACCGGAATCAAACACGGTGACATAGCGCACCGCACCGGGCACGCTAGTCGGCACAATGGGGCCCAAACTGAGGGCGAATAGCCCCGCAGTGAGGACGCCCATGAAGCCCGTCACCCCTACTAGGCGAAAGCGAAACCCCCACTTAAAGGCAAAGCTCAAAAGCATCAAGGCCCCAAAGGCCAGGGTCGTGATGCCAAACCATTTCGCAATCACCAAAAAATCAGCCGTACTTAACATAAATCCTCACCCTATCCCACTAAAACTAATTGTTGATGGCGTTATTGCTGATGGCGCGATCGCCCCTGGAAGGTTCACACCTACAGGTCAATACGGCCTGGATCATTCATAGATCTGTCTATAAATTTTCGTTGCTGACAAACTCAACTGCCTCGATTTGCCCTGCCTGTTCGAGGGCGGCCTTCAGGGTATGCCAACCCAGATTGGCGCATTTGATCCGCACCGGAAACTGCGCTACCCCCTGCATAACATTCAGCTTGCGCAGCTCCTTTGGGAACTCCGCATCGCCTTTCATCATCGCCTGAAACGTTTGCACCATTTCCAGCGCCTCCTCACAGCTTTTACCCCGCAGGGCCTCGGCCATGAGATCTACCGACGCCATGGAAATAGCGCAGCCTTCGCCCTCAAATTTCACATCGTCAATGGAGCCATCGGCCTCGTTGAGCTTAAGACTGAGTTCGATGGTGTCACCACAGGAGGGGTTGTGCCCACGCTGGTGGCGATCGACGGGGCTGGTGGTGCCGCGATTACGGGGTTTTTTGTACCGTTCCAAAATCACGGTTTGGTAGAGATCGCGGAGATCATTCAATGCCATGGCTGCGTTGGGAGTGCTAGGGTACCTGCTCTGATCCTATCAGGGTTACGAGCATTCGGGGGATGGGGCGATCGCTCTCGGGGTGACTAATTGCCCTGCTGGGTAGGACGCAGGAGGATATCGTGCACCTGCACATGGGGCGGCTGGGTGAGCAGATACTCTAGGGCATTGGCGATGTCGTCGGGGCTGAGCACTGGAAACTGGTCGTAGGTAGCTTGGGCTTTCTGGGCATCTTGGTGATACTTGGCCGCAAACTCCGTTTCCACATAGCCAGGGCTGATAGACGAGATGCGGATCGATGATCCGGCAGCCCGCAGCTCCTGCCGCAGACCCTCGGTGAGCGATCGCACCGCAAATTTGGTACCAGAATAGAGCCCGCTAATGCTGGGCACGCGATAGCCAGACATGGAGCTAATGTGGACAATATGGCC from Candidatus Obscuribacterales bacterium includes these protein-coding regions:
- a CDS encoding Ycf51 family protein; translation: MLSTADFLVIAKWFGITTLAFGALMLLSFAFKWGFRFRLVGVTGFMGVLTAGLFALSLGPIVPTSVPGAVRYVTVFDSGATQAVIVVPATITETELDATLKQAASNLFSPGRLGRGGDRQLTILARTVLHPEEGVSQPLVLGQIKRSLRDRTDENLNVTIYSDRLAAIPPAPNTDS
- a CDS encoding SUF system NifU family Fe-S cluster assembly protein is translated as MALNDLRDLYQTVILERYKKPRNRGTTSPVDRHQRGHNPSCGDTIELSLKLNEADGSIDDVKFEGEGCAISMASVDLMAEALRGKSCEEALEMVQTFQAMMKGDAEFPKELRKLNVMQGVAQFPVRIKCANLGWHTLKAALEQAGQIEAVEFVSNENL